The genomic DNA CGCGCACGAGGCCATCGCCGCCGCGGGGATGCGTCCCCCGCCGCCCGTCACCTTGATGAAAGTATCCGAAACGTAGTGCCTAACCCGAGAGGTGTGCGCATAAGTACCTGAAATGGCGACGGATTCAAAATTTCACTGTCGAAAATGAGTTCGGGACGGCACGGAAAGGATGCTTGAAGTCACAGAGGTTGCTTTCGAAGGTGCACACTGGAAGCAGGTGACAGGCAATCTTTGGTAGAAGAGTGAAGGTCAAGACCTTCCCGGACCGTTTGAAATTACCAATCTGAGGACCAATACCTCGCTCGCTCCGGCGCGCGTCTTTCGACCTCACTCGGTCACAAAATCATGGGCGGGGGCGCCCGCGCCACACGACGCGACCGTTTTTACGCTCTTCGCTTTACTCACGCTTCGCGGCAAGATCCTTCACTTCGTTCAGGATGACAAGAGCGATCGGACGCTTCGCGCTGCTCGGATCAGGACTCGCATCGCTGCGCGCTGCATGTCCCCGGTCGTTGCTCAAAGCGCGTAAACGCGACAACATTGCCGCGCTCATGAAACGCCTCGTCGCACGCCGCCTGCTGCTCCTCATCCCCACCGCGTGGGGCGTGGCAACCCTCGTCTTTTTCCTGATTCACATGATCCCTGGCGACCCGGTCGAGGTCATGCTCGGCGAGACCGCCGCCGCCGCGGACAAGGATCTCCTGCGCACGCAGCTCGGGCTGAACGACCCCATGCCCGTGCAGTACGGCCGTTTTCTGACGGGCGTCGTGCGCGCCGATCTGGGTGAGAGTTTCTTCTACCGGGCACCCGTCGCAAGCATCATCGGCGCGCGGTGGACGGCCACGGCCAAACTCGCCGTCGCCGCGCTGCTGATCGCCATCGTGATCGCCCTGCCCGCCGGCATCTTCGCGGCGGTGCGTCACCGGACGTTTTTCGATCGCGCGACCATGATCGGCGCGCTCGTCGGCGTCGCCATGCCCAACTTCTGGCTCGGGCCGCTGCTGATCCTGATCTTCTCGATCGGTCTCGGCTGGTTGCCGGTGTCGGGCGACGAGAGCGCGGCGTCGATCGTGCTTCCCGCACTCACGCTGGGCCTCGGCATGGCGGCGATGCTCTCGCGCATGACGCGCTCGTCGATGCTCGAAGCGATGAACGAGGACTACGTCATGACCGCGCGCGCCAAGGGGTTGCCCGAGCGGACGGTGATCCTCAAACACGTGTTGCGCAACGCGCTGCTGCCGGTCATCACGATCCTCGGATTACAGGTCGGCGCGCTGCTGTCCGGCGCGATCATCACCGAAACGGTCTTCGCGTGGCCGGGGCTCGGCACGTTGCTCGTCGGCGCGATTCAGGCCCGCGACTACCCCGTGGTGCAGGGATGCGTGCTCGTCATCAGTGCGTCGTACGTCGTCGTCAATCTGCTCGTCGATCTCGCGTACGCCGTGGTCGATCCGCGGGTGCGTCTGGAGGGGCGATGAAGCGAAGCATGGCGGCGGTAATCGGACTCGCCCTGCTCGCGCTCCTCGCGCTGGCGGCCGTCCTTGCGCCGTTTGTCGCGCCGCACGCGCCGACCGCCATCAACCTCGACGCGGCTCTGTGCGTTCCCGGGGCCGGGCACCTGCTCGGTTGCGACGAACTGGGGCGCGACGTGTGGTCGCGACTGCTGTGGGGATCGCGCGCGTCGATGGCGGTGGGCATCTGCGCGGTGCTCGTGTCGATGACGATCGGCGTGTTGGTCGGCGCGGTCGCGGGGTACGCGGGCGGCGTCGTGGACGCGATCGTCATGCGCGGCATCGACATCCTGCTGGCCTTCCCCGGCATCCTGCTCGCGATCGCGGTGGCGGGCGTACTGGGGCCGTCGTTCGTCAACGTCATCATCGCGCTTTCCGTCTTGGGCTGGGTCGGTTACGCGCGGCTCGTGCGCGGGCAGGTGCTGTCGATCCGCGAGCGAGACTTCGTGCTGTCGGCGAGGTCAATCGGCGCATCGCCGTGGCGCATCGTGTGGCGGCATGTGTTGCCCGAGGTCGCCGCGCCGGTGGTCGTACAGGCGACCTTCGGTGTCGCGGGGGCGATCCTCGCCGAGGCGTCGCTGTCGTTCCTCGGGCTCGGCCCGCAGGACGTGCCCACGTGGGGCGCGATGCTCGCCGAGGGGCTCGACTACCTACTCACCGCCCCGAATCTGTCCGTATGGCCGGGCCTCGCGGTGCTCGTCACCGTGCTCGCGTTCAACATCGCCGGCGACGGTCTGCGCGACGCGTTGGATGTGAAGGCGGCGTAAGGGGAGGACGCCGATTGGCATTTCATCGACAAATCGTGACTTCGGCTCGCGAGTCCTTACGCGCGCTCCAGTTCGGTGCCGACCCGCAACCGTTCGAGATACCCCGCATAGCCGTACAGCCGGTCGCGGCGTCGACCGGTCTGCTCCGCCAGGATCCCCGCGTCCACGAGCGTGGCGATCGCCCGGGCGGCCGTCGGTTTCGTCGTCCCCAGAAGGTCGACGACGAGCGCGGTCGTGAGTACCGGGTGATCGGGAAGCATCTCGAATAGCCGGGCGCTCGCCGCACCCGCTCCGGGCGACTCGAGCGCGCGCAGCCGATCGCGCGCGATGAGTTCGTGCAGGTCGCGCGCCGTCGCCACGGCTTCGTCGGCGATCGCGCGGACACCTTCCAAAAAGAAGGCGATCCATCCCTCAAAGTCGCCGTCCGCGCGAACGGCGTCGAGCCGTCGGTAGTACTCGACGCGATTCCGCTTGAAGTGGAGGCTGAGATACAGCAGGGGTTGCGTGAGAATGCCCCAGTGCTCCAGCAGCAGCGACACGAGGAGACGGCCGATCCGTCCATTCCCGTCGAGATAAGGGTGGATGGACTCGAATTGAACGTGGACGAGTCCCGCGCGCACCAATGCGGGGATTGGGCTTTCGGAATGGATGAAGTTTTCGAGGTCGGCGAGCAGCGACCCGACGAGGTTCGGCGGCGGGGGCACGTACGCCGCATTGCCCGGGCGTGTGCCCCCGATCCAGTTCTGGCTTCGGCGTATGTGCCCCGGCGACTTGGCCTGCCCACGGGCTCCGGCCAAGAGGCGGCGATGCGTCTCGTTCAACAATCGCGTGGAAATCGGCAATCCCCGGGGATGGCGAATCTGTTCGCGCGCGTACTCGACCGCATCGAGATACGAACAGACCTCGCCGACGTCGAGCGGCGCGGCCTCCGCGCTTCCCGTCGCTTCGAACGTGAGCAGATCCATGAGCGTGGTCTGCGTGCCCTCGATCTGCGTCGAAACCACCGCCTCTTTTCGGACAAAAGAATAGAGGAACCAGTTCATCGACGGAACAAGGCCACCGACCAAATCCAGATTTGCGAGCGCGCTCGTGGCGTCGTCGAGCAACCGAATCGTCGGCGCGTCGAGATCGAGCGGGGGATCGCTCGGCGGCAGGGACGCGGGCACGAACGCCCTGACCGTCTCCCCCGCGAGCGAACTGGACTCGTATCGCCCGGTGACGCGTTTCATGTCCCGACTCCTTCCTGGTAAAGGATTCTTTCCCAACTCGAGTCGTTAGTAAAGACTTCTTTACTAACGACGATTTCGGTGCCGCGCGTGGGTGCCCGGCCTATCGCCTCGGCCTCTGGTCCCGCCGCCGCCGGGCCGCGTATAATCCGCCCTCGTTCGCCAAGGATCGCGGCACCTTTTCGGCAGGGAGAACCGGCGTGAGAGGACAGTCCAAAAAACAAACCGCACTCTGGGTTTTCGCGGCGACCCTGGTCGTCGCAGGGCTTTCGTGGGCGGGCGAACTCGAACCGCCGCTCGGCATGATCGCCCGCAGGCTCGTTCCCGATGCGATGATGCGCATTCCGCAGCTCATCCCCGCGTTTGAACAAAAAGACGGCTCGTGGATGGTCCCGGTCATGATCCGCACGAGCGGCGATGCCGACCTGCTCGAAGACGAACTGCGCGAAGCCGGCGTTGCCGTCGGGCGCGCGGTCGGACCGGTCGTGACGGCGACCGTCGATTCGCGGTTGCTGGAGGATGTCTCCGCGCGGCCGGACGTCGCCATGGTC from Deltaproteobacteria bacterium includes the following:
- a CDS encoding ABC transporter permease, whose amino-acid sequence is MKRLVARRLLLLIPTAWGVATLVFFLIHMIPGDPVEVMLGETAAAADKDLLRTQLGLNDPMPVQYGRFLTGVVRADLGESFFYRAPVASIIGARWTATAKLAVAALLIAIVIALPAGIFAAVRHRTFFDRATMIGALVGVAMPNFWLGPLLILIFSIGLGWLPVSGDESAASIVLPALTLGLGMAAMLSRMTRSSMLEAMNEDYVMTARAKGLPERTVILKHVLRNALLPVITILGLQVGALLSGAIITETVFAWPGLGTLLVGAIQARDYPVVQGCVLVISASYVVVNLLVDLAYAVVDPRVRLEGR
- a CDS encoding ABC transporter permease; amino-acid sequence: MKRSMAAVIGLALLALLALAAVLAPFVAPHAPTAINLDAALCVPGAGHLLGCDELGRDVWSRLLWGSRASMAVGICAVLVSMTIGVLVGAVAGYAGGVVDAIVMRGIDILLAFPGILLAIAVAGVLGPSFVNVIIALSVLGWVGYARLVRGQVLSIRERDFVLSARSIGASPWRIVWRHVLPEVAAPVVVQATFGVAGAILAEASLSFLGLGPQDVPTWGAMLAEGLDYLLTAPNLSVWPGLAVLVTVLAFNIAGDGLRDALDVKAA
- a CDS encoding Fic family protein — its product is MKRVTGRYESSSLAGETVRAFVPASLPPSDPPLDLDAPTIRLLDDATSALANLDLVGGLVPSMNWFLYSFVRKEAVVSTQIEGTQTTLMDLLTFEATGSAEAAPLDVGEVCSYLDAVEYAREQIRHPRGLPISTRLLNETHRRLLAGARGQAKSPGHIRRSQNWIGGTRPGNAAYVPPPPNLVGSLLADLENFIHSESPIPALVRAGLVHVQFESIHPYLDGNGRIGRLLVSLLLEHWGILTQPLLYLSLHFKRNRVEYYRRLDAVRADGDFEGWIAFFLEGVRAIADEAVATARDLHELIARDRLRALESPGAGAASARLFEMLPDHPVLTTALVVDLLGTTKPTAARAIATLVDAGILAEQTGRRRDRLYGYAGYLERLRVGTELERA